A stretch of the Candidatus Kaelpia imicola genome encodes the following:
- the rplU gene encoding 50S ribosomal protein L21 translates to MKYAIIETGGKQYKVKEGDTLNVELIEAENNKVEFDKILALSDGSKLTVGRPYVENVKVAAELIENKKADKITILKYRRRKSSQSKRGHRQILSKVKIESIPEA, encoded by the coding sequence ATGAAATACGCAATAATAGAGACAGGCGGGAAACAGTATAAAGTTAAAGAGGGTGATACTCTTAATGTTGAACTTATTGAAGCCGAGAATAATAAGGTTGAGTTTGACAAGATCTTAGCTTTATCAGATGGTTCTAAATTAACTGTAGGCAGGCCTTATGTAGAGAATGTTAAGGTTGCTGCAGAGTTGATAGAGAATAAAAAAGCTGATAAGATTACAATCTTGAAATATAGAAGGCGTAAGAGTTCGCAATCTAAGAGAGGACATAGACAGATTCTGTCTAAAGTCAAGATAGAGTCTATTCCGGAGGCTTAA
- the rpmA gene encoding 50S ribosomal protein L27, whose product MAHKKGGGSTRNGRDSNSQRLGVKSFGGERISAGSIIIRQRGTRFKPGWNVGRGRDDTLFALKDGVVKFRSQRTVDIIPEQS is encoded by the coding sequence ATGGCACACAAAAAAGGCGGCGGAAGTACCAGAAACGGTCGTGATTCTAACTCTCAGCGCCTTGGTGTTAAGAGTTTTGGCGGAGAACGTATATCTGCCGGCTCCATAATTATAAGGCAGCGCGGCACCAGATTTAAGCCTGGCTGGAATGTAGGCAGAGGCAGAGATGATACGCTCTTTGCTTTGAAGGACGGCGTTGTAAAGTTCCGTTCTCAAAGAACGGTTGATATTATCCCTGAACAATCCTAA